From the Micromonospora echinofusca genome, the window GGTCGAGGTGACCATGCTGGCGGCGTTCGGGCCGGCCTGCATCACGGAGGTGACCAGGTTGACCATCCAGGTGCCGGCGAAGATCGCGACCAGCCAGCTCGGCGTCGACGGCTCCTGCGCCACGGCCGTCGCCGCCAGGGCGGCGACCAGGGCGATCTGGGCGGCCACGTCGCACAGCACGTCGACCCGGGCACCCGCCGCGCTGCCCTGACCCGTCACCCGGGCCAGCTGGCCGTCGGCGCAGTCCAGGCAGTACGCCACCTGCCAGCCGACCAGCGCGAGCAGCCCGACCGCCCAGGCCGGTACGTCGCCGGCGGCGACCCGCCCGGCGAGCGCGACCACGGTGACCGAGGTGGCCAGGCCGAGCACCAGGTTGGCGATGGTCAGCGCCGTCGGGCGCAGCCCGAGGCGCTGGGCGACGAGCGCGAAGACCGCGCCCAGCCACTGGCTGATCGATTCGCTGAACAGGCCGCCGCCCCGGTTGACCCGGTGGAAGTCGGCGACGGTGGGACGGGGCTCAGCCAAGGTGGTCGCGGATTGCACCGGCGTAGTCTGCCAGCCGCTCCCGCGTCTCGGTAGGCGACATCGCCAGGTGTTCGAGGATCGTGTAGCGGTCCGGCCGGGTCCGGGGCGCGAACTGCACGGCATCGACGAACTGCTCGTCGGTCA encodes:
- a CDS encoding CDP-alcohol phosphatidyltransferase family protein, producing the protein MQSATTLAEPRPTVADFHRVNRGGGLFSESISQWLGAVFALVAQRLGLRPTALTIANLVLGLATSVTVVALAGRVAAGDVPAWAVGLLALVGWQVAYCLDCADGQLARVTGQGSAAGARVDVLCDVAAQIALVAALAATAVAQEPSTPSWLVAIFAGTWMVNLVTSVMQAGPNAASMVTSTSLPVRLVKLVRDYGAVIFAAGLVLAFAPGLVLWVMVAFTIVNGGFLLASIAFSARASLR